One genomic region from Cardiocondyla obscurior isolate alpha-2009 linkage group LG01, Cobs3.1, whole genome shotgun sequence encodes:
- the Scsbetaa gene encoding uncharacterized protein Scsbetaa — protein MSFMISLVGTCARRINKQLLLHKTSVSKQLIRNLEVHEHMAYGLLKEAGIPTPPFWVAKTPDEAVSLAKNLNAKDIVLKAQVLAGGRGKGQFKDTNVSGVEMCDTVEQVKELASSMIGKVLVTKQTSATGKICNSVMVTARMFPRKEYYMAVMLERTFNGPVMIVSKQGGVNIEDVAATNPKAIAYVPIDISKGLTPAQANSIADKLELTGHSKEIASLVATNLYALFVEKDALLLEINPFAEDICGEYYALDCKCKFDDSADFRQKELFALRDTTQMDMKEVEAEKYNLNYIALDGNIGCMVNGAGLAMATMDIIKLYGGKPANFLDVGGTATTQTVTEGFKIISSDPNVEAILVNIFGGIMRCDIIAQGIIDATKQLDLKIPIIVRLQGTNVDKAKQLISDAKVKVICVEDFARAAETSVKLASMINIAKSSDLDITFTVKSPTKNSEKAKNNTLASCYISRVKNVKLGWETTRGRTARLVADVAWQSTAVVQAKMATMLSRAVTLAENLGRLSGPKILACKTSLVKQPARNLNVHEHISYSLLNEAGVPTPKFGVAKTADEAAKLAADLKTKDLVLKAQVLAGGRGKGHFKGTSVSGVKMCETPEEAKSLAGQMLGKLLITKQTGEGGRICNAVMVTQRMFPRKEYYLAVMMERAFGGPVIIASSQGGVNIEEVAATNPSAIMYEPIDINKGITKEQAERIVTKLGLDNVKDYISNIIINLYQMFLKKDALLLEVNPLAEDINGNYFALDCKCRFDDNAEFRQKELFSLRDWTQEDPKEVEAAKFDLNYIALDGNIGCMVNGAGLAMATMDIIKLHGGEPANFLDVGGGASTSAVKEAFKIITSDPRVHALLVNIFGGIMRCDVIAEGIIAATKELSLKIPVVVRLQGTNVDEAKALIANAGLKIVPIDDLDEAARVAVKLSTIVKLAQSENLSVNFEIPAIS, from the exons ATGTCGTTCATGATATCCCTAGTAGGAACATGCGCGCGAAGAATAAACAAACAG ttgtTGCTGCATAAGACTTCGGTCAGCAAGCAACTAATACGAAATCTAGAAGTGCACGAGCATATGGCTTACGGTTTGTTGAAGGAAGCTGGTATTCCTACTCCACCTTTTTGGGTGGCAAAGACTCCAGACGAAGCTGTTAGTCTGGCCAAAAATCTGAATGCAAAGGATATCGTTCTGAAAGCGCAAGTTCTAGCTGGGGGTAGAGGAAAGGGACAATTTAAGGATACTAATGTCAGCGGTGTTGAAATGTGTGACAC AGTGGAGCAGGTGAAGGAATTGGCAAGTAGTATGATCGGCAAGGTACTTGTGACTAAACAAACAAGTGCGACTGGAAAAATATGCAATTCGGTGATGGTAACAGCACGTATGTTTCCACGTAAAGAGTATTACATGGCGGTGATGTTGGAGCGTACTTTCAAT GGACCTGTGATGATCGTTTCCAAACAAGGCGGAGTAAATATCGAAGACGTCGCCGCAACGAATCCTAAAGCTATAGCGTACGTGCCGATTGATATAAGTAAAGGTTTAACACCCGCGCAAGCGAACAGCATCGCTGATAAGCTGGAACTTACGGGACACAGCAAGGAGATCGCATCGCTCGTTGCTACGAATCTCTACGCATTGTTCGTTGAAAAGGATGCGTTGCTGCTCGAGATCAACCCGTTCGCGGAAGACATTTGCGGCGAAT ATTACGCTCTGGATTGCAAATGTAAATTTGACGATAGCGCCGATTTCCGGCAGAAGGAACTGTTTGCCTTGAGGGACACGACCCAGATGGACATGAAAGAAGTCGAGGcggagaaatataatttgaattatATAGCTCTCGACGGGAATATCGGTTGTATGGTGAACGGGGCTGGTCTAGCAATGGCCACTATGGATATTATAAAACTGTACGGTGGTAAACCAGCTAATTTCTTAGACGTCGGTGGCACCGCTACAACTCAGACAGTGACTGAaggctttaaaataatatcctcGGACccaaat gTAGAAGCTATTTTAGTGAATATTTTCGGTGGCATAATGAGATGCGATATAATCGCTCAAGGAATTATAGATGCTACTAAACAATTGGATTTGAAAATACCTATAATCGTGCGATTACAg GGTACCAATGTCGATAAAGCTAAGCAATTGATATCAGACGCCAAGGTGAAGGTAATTTGCGTGGAAGATTTCGCTCGAGCAGCTGAGACGTCTGTCAAATTAGCATCGATGATAAATATCGCAAAATCCTCGGATTTAGATATTACTTTTACTGTAAAATCACCGACGAAGAATTCGGAAAAGGCAAAAAAC AACACTTTGGCGTCATGTTATATATCGCGCGTGAAAAACGTCAAGCTTGGGTGGGAGACCACGAGGGGGAGGACGGCGAGGCTCGTCGCCGACGTCGCCTGGCAGTCCACGGCCGTCGTTCAGGCAAAGATGGCTACCATGTTGTCGCGGGCGGTCACACTCGCGGAGAATCTCGGCCGACTGAGCGGCCCCAAG ATATTGGCATGCAAGACGAGCTTAGTGAAACAACCAGCCAGGAATCTGAATGTACACGAACACATTAGCTATAGTTTGCTCAATGAAGCCGGCGTACCGACACCCAAGTTTGGCGTTGCCAAGACTGCCGACGAAGCAGCTAAACTTGCCGCCGACCTGAAAACGAAAGATCTCGTCCTAAAGGCCCAGGTTCTCGCCGGCGGCAGAGGAAAGGGACACTTCAAGGGAACGAGCGTCAGTGGAGTGAAGATGTGTGAAAC TCCGGAGGAGGCCAAGTCGTTGGCGGGTCAGATGCTCGGGAAACTACTGATCACAAAACAAACGGGCGAGGGCGGTAGGATATGCAATGCCGTGATGGTCACACAACGCATGTTTCCTCGTAAAGAGTACTACCTTGCCGTCATGATGGAAAGAGCCTTTGGT GGTCCCGTCATAATAGCTTCTAGCCAAGGTGGAGTGAACATTGAGGAAGTCGCGGCTACAAATCCTAGCGCCATCATGTACGAACCTATCGATATCAATAAAGGAATTACGAAGGAACAAGCGGAACGCATAGTAACAAAACTCGGCCTGGATAACGTCAAggattatatttctaatataattataaatctttatCAAATGTTTCTCAAAAAGGACGCGCTTCTTTTAGAAGTAAACCCTCTCGCCGAAGACATCAATGGAAATT aTTTCGCTTTGGATTGCAAATGCCGATTTGACGACAACGCTGAGTTTAGGCAAAAGGAGCTTTTCAGCCTGAGAGATTGGACTCAAGAAGATCCGAAAGAAGTCGAAGCAGCAAAAttcgatttaaattacattgcgCTTGATGGGAATATAGGTTGCATGGTAAACGGAGCTGGTTTAGCTATGGCTACGAtggatattataaaattgcacgGTGGCGAACCGGCTAATTTCCTCGACGTTGGCGGTGGCGCGTCGACTTCGGCGGTGAAAGAAGCATTTAAAATCATTACTTCTGATCCACGA GTTCATGCActtttagttaatatttttggcgGTATTATGAGATGCGACGTTATAGCAGAAGGTATTATTGCCGCAACTAAagaattaagtttaaaaattccCGTCGTCGTAAGATTGCAG GGAACTAACGTGGATGAAGCAAAGGCTTTGATCGCAAATGCAGGTTTAAAAATTGTACCCATCGACGATCTCGATGAAGCCGCTCGGGTCGCGGTAAAATTGTCGACTATCGTTAAATTAGCTCAATCCGAAAATCTCAGCGTGAACTTTGAGATACCTGCAATTTCATAG